A genomic segment from Brevundimonas mediterranea encodes:
- the mdoH gene encoding glucans biosynthesis glucosyltransferase MdoH, whose translation MNKLAIRPVEQADFETTNQAAQGPSWSWLPDEAPLAMPVQSLAAPDAVADTTPATAPRTVALRRLMLLAGTVALTGLSAITPFYLYARKGWDPTEMLAFGIFMLLITAISCWFVSGLMGLAVMLRGKDQADLAFAPHPALPRTRTALLMPLYNEDARASFARLAMIDQSLTRLGAASAFDIFVLSDSTKEEAAASERSVFQAFRLAAGCKSFYRRRSDNAERKAGNLAEWVRRFGGAYENMIVLDADSTMAGETLLRMVDAMERNPGVGLIQTAPVIIKARTIFARVSQYSVRLYGRVAAAGLAYWTGSESSYWGHNAIIRTRAFAACCGLPHLKGRKPFGGHIMSHDVVEAALMRRAGWAVHVTAALDGSWEETPPSITDFIRRDHRWFQGNLQHLGLIGAKGLSPMSRLQLAMGCMAYLSSPLWLASLMVGLFIQMFYPVDWTSFFYILNPQFTPFMLASFLSGVLLIGPKFMGAALVLSRPAELRAFGGRRAIAKGMAAEIALSAILAPILMVANTKAFIQILSGHDTGWTTQQREADGLAWSDAFRAMRWQMVAGVGFILPLCVRPDLATWFAPIVLPLLLAAPIAVWTSRVRSGDALAAKGFLVTPVQDGVSVNPAVLHAPRSPLRAVAGGVLAPVAAPAMVPARAPEL comes from the coding sequence ATGAACAAGCTGGCGATCCGGCCTGTCGAACAGGCTGATTTCGAGACGACGAACCAGGCGGCTCAAGGGCCGTCGTGGTCCTGGCTGCCTGACGAGGCGCCGCTGGCCATGCCGGTTCAATCCTTGGCCGCGCCCGACGCCGTCGCCGATACGACCCCGGCCACCGCCCCGCGCACGGTCGCCCTGCGCCGCCTGATGCTGCTGGCCGGCACCGTGGCCCTGACGGGCCTGTCCGCCATCACCCCCTTCTACCTGTACGCCCGCAAGGGCTGGGACCCGACCGAGATGCTGGCCTTCGGCATCTTCATGCTGCTGATCACCGCCATCTCCTGCTGGTTCGTCAGCGGCCTGATGGGCCTGGCCGTCATGCTGCGCGGCAAGGATCAGGCCGATCTGGCCTTCGCCCCCCACCCGGCCCTGCCGCGCACGCGCACGGCCCTGCTGATGCCGCTGTACAATGAGGACGCCCGCGCCTCCTTCGCCCGTCTGGCGATGATCGACCAGTCGCTGACCCGCCTGGGCGCCGCCTCGGCCTTCGACATCTTCGTGCTGAGCGATTCCACCAAGGAAGAGGCTGCGGCCTCCGAACGTTCGGTCTTCCAGGCCTTCCGCCTGGCCGCCGGCTGCAAGTCCTTCTACCGCCGCCGCTCGGACAACGCCGAGCGCAAGGCCGGCAACCTGGCCGAATGGGTCCGTCGGTTCGGCGGCGCCTACGAAAACATGATCGTCCTGGACGCCGACAGCACCATGGCCGGCGAGACCCTGCTGCGCATGGTCGACGCCATGGAGCGCAATCCCGGCGTCGGTCTGATCCAGACCGCCCCGGTCATCATCAAGGCCCGCACCATCTTCGCCCGCGTATCCCAGTATTCAGTGCGCCTGTACGGCCGCGTCGCCGCTGCGGGCCTGGCCTACTGGACCGGTTCGGAATCCAGCTACTGGGGCCACAACGCCATCATCCGCACGCGCGCCTTCGCGGCCTGCTGCGGCCTGCCCCACCTGAAGGGTCGCAAGCCCTTCGGCGGCCACATCATGAGCCACGACGTCGTCGAGGCCGCCCTGATGCGCCGTGCGGGCTGGGCCGTCCATGTCACCGCCGCGCTGGACGGATCCTGGGAAGAGACCCCGCCGTCGATCACCGACTTCATCCGCCGCGATCACCGCTGGTTCCAGGGCAATCTGCAGCACCTGGGCCTGATCGGCGCCAAGGGCCTGTCGCCGATGAGCCGCCTGCAGCTGGCCATGGGCTGCATGGCCTATCTGTCCTCGCCCCTGTGGCTGGCGTCGCTGATGGTCGGCCTGTTCATCCAGATGTTCTATCCGGTCGACTGGACCAGCTTCTTCTACATCCTGAACCCCCAGTTCACCCCCTTCATGCTGGCCTCCTTCCTGTCGGGCGTGCTGCTGATCGGACCCAAGTTCATGGGCGCCGCCTTGGTCCTCAGCCGTCCGGCCGAGCTGCGGGCCTTCGGCGGGCGTCGCGCCATCGCCAAGGGCATGGCCGCCGAGATCGCCCTGTCGGCCATCCTGGCCCCCATCCTGATGGTCGCCAACACCAAGGCCTTCATCCAGATCCTGTCGGGCCACGACACCGGCTGGACCACCCAGCAGCGCGAGGCCGACGGCCTGGCCTGGTCCGACGCCTTCCGCGCCATGCGCTGGCAGATGGTCGCCGGCGTCGGCTTCATCCTGCCCCTGTGCGTCCGCCCCGACCTGGCCACCTGGTTCGCCCCGATCGTCCTGCCGCTGCTGCTGGCCGCCCCGATCGCGGTCTGGACCTCGCGCGTCCGCTCGGGCGACGCCCTGGCCGCCAAGGGCTTCCTGGTCACCCCGGTTCAGGACGGCGTCAGCGTCAACCCGGCCGTCCTGCACGCGCCGCGCTCGCCCCTGCGGGCGGTCGCCGGCGGCGTCCTGGCCCCGGTCGCAGCCCCGGCCATGGTCCCCGCCCGCGCCCCGGAACTGTAG
- a CDS encoding VOC family protein: MSDFVHPDEIRSRFSAALSAMYRAEVPQYGELLALVAEINAGVLKADPAAADRLAASGELARLSEERHGAIRVGTADELATIARAFAVMGMAPVSYYNLAPAGVPVHSTAFRPVDPAALARNPFRVFCSLLRLELIEDEALRAEAAAALARRDIFTPGARTLIETAETAGGLDEAQTDRFVSELLETFRWHAQATVSAPTYERLVAAHRLIADVVSFKGPHINHLTPRTLDIDAAQAAMPERGITPKETIEGPPDRACAILLRQTSFKALQEAIAFPDADGTTQGVHTARFGEIEQRGCALTPVGRALYDAALANKDFSALPDDWAALRRDGLAWFRYRATPQGQAARAETADLEALIALGHVVAEPITYEDFLPVSAAGIFQSNLGAEVREAYAVDPAKADFEQALGRSVLDEMALYQAEQDASIAATLKALGLTTAPA; the protein is encoded by the coding sequence ATGTCCGACTTCGTCCACCCCGATGAAATTCGCAGCCGTTTCTCGGCCGCCCTGTCCGCCATGTACCGGGCCGAGGTGCCCCAGTACGGCGAGCTTCTGGCCCTGGTGGCCGAGATCAACGCCGGGGTTCTGAAGGCCGATCCGGCGGCGGCGGACCGTCTGGCGGCCTCGGGCGAACTGGCGCGGCTGTCCGAAGAACGTCACGGCGCCATCCGCGTCGGCACGGCCGATGAACTGGCCACCATCGCCCGCGCCTTCGCCGTCATGGGCATGGCGCCGGTCAGCTACTACAATCTGGCGCCCGCCGGGGTGCCGGTCCATTCGACGGCCTTCCGCCCGGTCGATCCGGCCGCCCTGGCGCGCAATCCCTTCCGGGTCTTCTGCTCCCTGCTGCGGCTGGAGCTGATCGAGGACGAGGCCCTGAGGGCGGAAGCCGCCGCCGCCCTGGCCCGGCGCGACATCTTCACCCCCGGCGCCCGCACCCTGATCGAAACGGCCGAGACCGCCGGCGGCCTGGACGAGGCTCAGACCGACCGGTTCGTCTCCGAGCTGCTGGAGACCTTCCGCTGGCACGCCCAGGCGACGGTCAGCGCACCAACCTATGAGCGGCTGGTCGCCGCCCACCGGCTGATCGCCGACGTGGTCAGCTTCAAGGGACCGCACATCAACCACCTGACCCCGCGCACGCTCGACATCGACGCCGCCCAGGCCGCCATGCCCGAACGCGGCATCACGCCCAAGGAGACGATCGAGGGTCCGCCCGACCGCGCCTGCGCCATCCTGTTGCGCCAGACCAGTTTCAAAGCCTTGCAGGAGGCCATCGCCTTCCCCGACGCGGACGGGACGACCCAGGGCGTCCACACCGCCCGCTTCGGCGAGATCGAACAGCGCGGCTGCGCCCTGACCCCTGTCGGCCGGGCCCTGTACGATGCGGCCCTGGCGAACAAGGACTTCTCGGCCCTGCCCGACGACTGGGCCGCCCTGCGCCGGGACGGCCTGGCCTGGTTCCGCTATCGCGCGACGCCCCAGGGCCAGGCGGCCCGCGCCGAGACCGCCGATCTGGAGGCCCTGATCGCCCTGGGACACGTCGTCGCGGAGCCGATCACCTACGAGGACTTCCTGCCCGTCAGCGCGGCCGGCATCTTCCAGTCCAACCTCGGGGCCGAGGTGCGCGAAGCCTATGCCGTCGACCCGGCCAAGGCCGATTTCGAACAGGCCCTGGGCCGGTCGGTGCTGGACGAGATGGCCCTGTATCAGGCGGAGCAGGACGCGTCGATCGCCGCGACGCTGAAGGCCCTGGGACTGACCACGGCGCCGGCCTGA
- a CDS encoding glycoside hydrolase family 30 protein, which produces MKRRDRLWASACAMALAALAAAGCASAPDGGWVTSGDRSRLLTPERLVMKAEVAGSGAPTILLDPDAPLQTMVGFGAAVTDATAHLIQTRMTPSQRDALLRDLFGRENGGLGFDFTRVTIGASDFSLNHYSLADAEDPSLAGFSVAPMAAEVFPTVRQALAINPELKVMATPWSAPGWMKTTGSMIQGELKPEYYSTYADYLTRYISAAADAGVPTDYISIQNEPDFEPDSYPGMRWGAEGRARFIGRDLGPRLERAGLETKILDWDHNWDKLEQPLGVLNDPVARPYVSGVAWHCYAGDVAAQSRVFDAYPDKDVFFTECSGGDWASGFKDSFVWTMKSLIIGSVENHARGVLMWNIALDENHGPHAGGCSDCRGVVTIDSRTGAVQRNQEYYAFGHASRFVRQGARRVAVSKPEGLEAVGFVNPDGRRVLVVLNASDVEARFQIGEDRLRAVVALPPASAATYVWSGPR; this is translated from the coding sequence ATGAAACGACGGGATCGGCTGTGGGCGAGCGCCTGCGCCATGGCTTTGGCCGCGCTGGCGGCGGCCGGATGCGCATCGGCGCCGGACGGCGGCTGGGTGACGTCGGGCGATCGGTCGCGGCTGCTCACGCCGGAGCGGCTGGTGATGAAAGCAGAGGTCGCCGGCTCCGGGGCGCCGACGATTCTCCTCGACCCCGACGCGCCGCTGCAAACCATGGTCGGCTTCGGCGCCGCCGTGACGGATGCGACCGCCCATCTGATCCAGACTCGAATGACGCCGTCCCAGCGCGACGCCTTGCTGCGTGATCTGTTCGGACGGGAGAACGGCGGCCTCGGGTTCGATTTCACGCGGGTGACGATCGGGGCGTCGGACTTTTCGCTGAACCATTACAGTCTGGCGGACGCCGAGGATCCGTCGCTGGCCGGCTTTTCGGTTGCACCCATGGCGGCTGAGGTCTTTCCGACGGTGCGCCAGGCGCTGGCGATCAATCCCGAGCTCAAGGTCATGGCCACGCCTTGGAGCGCGCCGGGCTGGATGAAGACCACGGGCTCGATGATCCAGGGCGAACTGAAGCCTGAATACTATTCCACCTACGCCGACTATCTGACGCGCTACATCTCGGCTGCGGCCGACGCGGGCGTGCCGACCGACTATATCAGCATCCAGAACGAGCCGGACTTCGAGCCTGACTCCTATCCTGGCATGCGCTGGGGCGCCGAGGGACGGGCGCGGTTCATCGGACGCGACCTGGGGCCCCGGTTGGAGCGGGCGGGTCTTGAGACGAAGATCCTCGACTGGGATCATAACTGGGACAAGCTGGAGCAGCCCCTGGGCGTGCTGAACGACCCTGTGGCGCGGCCCTATGTCTCCGGGGTGGCCTGGCACTGCTACGCGGGCGACGTGGCGGCCCAGTCCCGGGTGTTCGACGCCTATCCTGACAAGGACGTCTTCTTCACCGAGTGCTCGGGGGGCGACTGGGCGTCCGGCTTCAAGGACAGTTTCGTCTGGACGATGAAGTCCCTGATCATCGGTTCGGTCGAGAACCATGCGCGCGGCGTGCTGATGTGGAACATCGCCCTGGACGAGAACCATGGCCCCCACGCCGGCGGATGCAGCGATTGCCGCGGCGTGGTCACGATCGACAGCCGCACGGGCGCGGTTCAGAGGAACCAGGAATACTACGCCTTCGGGCACGCCAGCCGGTTTGTGCGTCAGGGCGCGCGTCGCGTCGCCGTTTCCAAACCGGAGGGGCTTGAGGCGGTCGGTTTCGTCAATCCCGACGGCCGACGGGTGCTGGTGGTCCTCAACGCGTCTGACGTCGAGGCCCGGTTCCAAATCGGCGAAGACCGGCTGCGGGCTGTGGTCGCTCTCCCGCCAGCAAGCGCTGCAACCTACGTGTGGAGCGGACCCCGCTAA
- a CDS encoding HigA family addiction module antitoxin: MAIRLHSAFAVHPGAWLRDELVTPRNLSVTALADALGVTRQAASNLLNGRSGVSAEMAIRFEKLFGVSADTLVRMQARHDLAKARAHEQDIRVRPLAAA; the protein is encoded by the coding sequence ATGGCTATCCGACTTCATTCCGCCTTCGCCGTCCACCCGGGCGCCTGGCTTCGGGACGAGCTTGTGACGCCCCGGAATCTCAGCGTCACGGCCTTGGCCGACGCGCTCGGCGTGACGCGTCAGGCCGCCAGCAACCTGCTGAATGGCCGGTCGGGCGTTTCCGCCGAAATGGCCATCCGCTTCGAAAAACTGTTCGGCGTCAGCGCCGACACCCTGGTGCGCATGCAGGCCAGGCATGACCTCGCCAAGGCCCGCGCCCACGAGCAGGACATCCGGGTGCGTCCGCTGGCCGCAGCCTGA
- a CDS encoding acyltransferase family protein encodes MPPSAPSSTRRYDLDWIRVGAFGLLILYHVGLVYGVYGWHVHSVHTFEWMREAILITNPWRLTLLFLVSGAALRFMTFRRSPREVARARFARLVPPLLFGAVILVPIQSWIEAMDKAGWPSGLAGFAAWMVHEFSWSGLADGVPVNHLWFIVYIAAYSVVTVLLWRRPGLIDQMGAWLEKALAGPRVLILPILYLIAIRILLFPWFGVTNILHWDWYNHALSLGAFVFGFCIVGRETIWRDMERYRWVALGLAAVALPVMMAQVWHPGGRAFWGVPKAMVYGLDQWATIVAILGFGSKHLRSRGGPVLKYLTEATFPLYLAHQTILVAAVWIIRPARLPVGLEALSLLLITFAGSFAVFEVVKRIPAIRPLWGLKPLDGRPWPVDLAALRRPTARYHRRRRLLAIGVAAPLLALTVVAAAIAAYPGFDNATQYLSELGGATAPAPIIFNGGVFVAGVMAALAGIGFGLAVYALTEKRIAAAVIAVVFVLAGAGMSASTLYPWPDPRHMIINLALGIQLAPVLLLWGLASRRDAPRLKIFLAATFVIMAILTVVTKHLVFPGTVNDDNVGWWERAYAIVLVCWVGIAAWVLDRKLLQDAVKFPQRLPDAAPAVKPG; translated from the coding sequence GTGCCCCCCTCTGCTCCCTCGTCCACGCGCCGCTATGATCTGGACTGGATCCGGGTCGGGGCCTTTGGCCTGCTGATCCTGTACCATGTCGGCCTGGTCTACGGGGTCTATGGCTGGCACGTGCACAGCGTCCACACCTTCGAGTGGATGCGCGAAGCCATATTGATCACCAATCCCTGGCGGCTGACCCTGCTGTTCCTGGTGTCAGGGGCGGCGCTGCGGTTCATGACCTTCCGGCGCAGTCCGCGCGAGGTGGCGCGAGCCCGGTTCGCGCGACTGGTCCCGCCCCTGCTGTTCGGCGCCGTGATCCTGGTGCCGATCCAGTCGTGGATCGAGGCGATGGACAAGGCCGGCTGGCCCAGCGGCCTGGCGGGTTTCGCCGCCTGGATGGTGCATGAGTTCAGCTGGAGCGGCCTAGCCGACGGGGTTCCGGTCAACCACCTGTGGTTCATCGTCTATATCGCCGCCTACAGCGTCGTCACCGTGCTGCTGTGGCGTCGGCCGGGCCTGATCGACCAGATGGGCGCGTGGCTGGAGAAGGCGCTGGCGGGACCGCGGGTGCTGATCCTGCCGATCCTCTACCTGATCGCCATCCGCATCCTGCTGTTCCCCTGGTTCGGGGTGACGAACATCCTGCACTGGGACTGGTACAATCACGCCCTGTCGCTGGGCGCCTTCGTCTTCGGCTTCTGCATCGTCGGGCGCGAGACGATCTGGCGCGACATGGAGCGGTATCGCTGGGTCGCCCTGGGTCTGGCTGCGGTCGCCCTGCCGGTCATGATGGCCCAGGTCTGGCATCCGGGCGGGCGGGCCTTCTGGGGCGTGCCCAAGGCCATGGTCTATGGCCTGGACCAGTGGGCGACGATCGTCGCCATCCTGGGCTTCGGCAGCAAACATCTTCGGTCGCGCGGCGGACCGGTGCTGAAATACCTGACCGAGGCCACCTTCCCCCTCTATCTGGCGCACCAGACCATCCTGGTCGCCGCCGTCTGGATCATCCGGCCCGCCCGCCTGCCCGTCGGGCTGGAAGCCCTGTCCCTGTTGCTGATCACCTTCGCGGGCAGTTTCGCCGTCTTCGAGGTCGTCAAGCGAATCCCCGCCATCCGCCCCCTGTGGGGGCTGAAGCCGCTGGACGGCCGGCCCTGGCCGGTGGACCTGGCGGCCTTGCGACGCCCGACCGCCCGCTATCACCGCCGCCGGCGTCTGCTGGCCATCGGCGTGGCCGCACCGCTGCTGGCCCTGACGGTGGTGGCCGCCGCCATCGCCGCCTATCCCGGTTTCGACAACGCCACCCAGTATCTGAGCGAACTGGGCGGGGCGACGGCCCCGGCGCCGATCATCTTCAACGGCGGGGTCTTCGTCGCCGGGGTGATGGCGGCCCTGGCGGGGATCGGCTTCGGCCTGGCCGTCTACGCCCTGACGGAAAAGCGGATCGCCGCCGCCGTGATCGCCGTGGTCTTCGTCCTGGCCGGGGCGGGCATGTCGGCCTCGACCCTGTATCCCTGGCCCGATCCGCGCCACATGATCATCAACCTGGCCCTGGGCATCCAGCTGGCGCCGGTTCTGCTGCTGTGGGGGCTGGCGTCGCGCCGGGACGCGCCCCGGCTGAAAATCTTCCTGGCCGCCACTTTTGTCATCATGGCGATTCTGACGGTTGTTACAAAACACCTCGTCTTCCCCGGCACGGTCAACGACGACAATGTCGGCTGGTGGGAGCGCGCCTACGCCATTGTTCTGGTGTGCTGGGTGGGGATCGCGGCCTGGGTTCTGGACCGTAAACTGCTGCAGGACGCGGTGAAATTCCCGCAGCGCCTGCCTGACGCCGCCCCGGCGGTCAAACCTGGGTAA
- a CDS encoding type II toxin-antitoxin system RelE/ParE family toxin: MEIESIRHKALRHFAETGKAKGLPAALVGRITNILAYLDAIATEDELLAPPNFGAHRLTGDRAGVWSLTLTRNWRLTFRINDALAVEDMDLEDYH; encoded by the coding sequence GTGGAGATCGAAAGCATCAGGCACAAGGCTCTGCGGCATTTCGCGGAAACGGGAAAAGCCAAGGGTCTGCCCGCCGCGTTGGTAGGCCGGATCACCAATATCCTGGCCTATCTCGACGCCATCGCCACAGAAGATGAATTGCTGGCGCCGCCCAACTTTGGCGCACACCGGCTGACGGGGGATCGCGCGGGCGTCTGGTCCCTGACCCTCACCAGGAACTGGCGGCTCACCTTCCGAATCAACGACGCCCTCGCGGTCGAGGACATGGACTTGGAGGATTATCACTGA
- a CDS encoding SDR family oxidoreductase, producing MDDRFNARADDIADQERAIQRDIDAKDQQSGGDEASGGVQAGARAYPAPPFPKQHQTKPGDEAALDPAPMYDAPFWKGSGKLEGFAALITGADSGIGRSVAVLFAREGCDVVICHLDEDNDAETTKAAVEAEGRRAVVLKGDVADPAFAEAAVKATLDAFGRLDVLVPNAAFQEHVNTFEDLTYEHFDRTLKTNLYGYFNMTKAAVPHMKPGGAIVMTGSVTGLMGSQALLDYSMTKGGIHAYARSLGTHLAPRGIRVNVVAPGPVWTPLNPADKDAEATSQFGAQTVMKRPAQPEEIAPAYVFLASPQMSSFITGEILPIIGGYSGG from the coding sequence ATGGACGACCGCTTCAACGCCCGCGCCGACGACATCGCCGACCAGGAACGCGCCATCCAGCGCGACATCGACGCCAAGGACCAGCAGTCCGGCGGCGATGAAGCCTCCGGCGGCGTCCAGGCCGGCGCCCGCGCCTATCCCGCGCCGCCCTTCCCCAAACAGCACCAGACCAAGCCCGGCGACGAGGCCGCGCTGGACCCGGCCCCGATGTACGACGCCCCCTTCTGGAAGGGCTCGGGCAAGCTTGAGGGTTTCGCGGCCCTGATCACCGGCGCCGATTCCGGCATCGGCCGTTCGGTCGCCGTCCTGTTCGCCCGCGAGGGCTGCGACGTCGTCATCTGCCATCTGGACGAGGACAATGACGCCGAGACCACCAAGGCGGCCGTCGAGGCCGAGGGCCGTCGCGCCGTGGTGCTGAAGGGCGACGTCGCCGATCCGGCCTTCGCAGAGGCGGCGGTGAAGGCCACGCTGGACGCCTTCGGCCGCCTGGACGTCCTGGTGCCCAACGCCGCCTTTCAGGAACACGTCAACACCTTCGAGGACCTGACCTACGAGCATTTCGACCGGACCCTGAAGACCAACCTCTACGGCTATTTCAACATGACCAAGGCGGCGGTCCCGCACATGAAGCCCGGCGGCGCCATCGTCATGACCGGCTCGGTCACGGGGCTGATGGGCAGCCAGGCCCTGCTGGACTATTCCATGACCAAGGGCGGCATCCACGCCTACGCCCGCTCGCTGGGGACGCATCTGGCGCCACGCGGCATTCGGGTGAACGTCGTCGCCCCCGGCCCGGTCTGGACCCCGCTGAACCCGGCGGACAAGGACGCCGAGGCCACGTCGCAGTTCGGCGCCCAGACGGTGATGAAACGCCCGGCCCAGCCCGAGGAAATCGCCCCCGCCTACGTCTTCCTGGCCTCGCCCCAGATGTCGAGCTTCATCACCGGCGAGATCCTGCCCATCATCGGCGGCTATTCGGGCGGCTGA
- a CDS encoding LacI family DNA-binding transcriptional regulator: MGHPEIMWRPDQGLSARKPTIDDVARLSGVGRTTVSRVLNGGPNVREPVRRKVLEAVQTLDYRVNPQARSLAGGGSRMLALVLASDLDAEPNSFYASALELGAVRQCLHSGFQLFTRHVPQDDPAAIQQVIDIALNQRCQGVILTPPFSDNADLIQQLRARGVHLAAISPGGGGLGLVDAVGIDDEAGGRDIARYLLELGHRHLAYLGGIAGHLSAESRLDGVRRAMREVGLPDDALTVERGDFTFRSGSLIAARMLARSPRPTALICANDDMAAGALSVAHARGLQVPGDVSISGFDDTPVSAIVWPPLTTVHQPLKAMGGEAVRLLSERITGGGGDWAFRTLPHSVVVRESAGAWEA, from the coding sequence ATGGGTCATCCAGAGATCATGTGGAGACCGGATCAGGGCCTGTCGGCCAGAAAACCCACGATCGACGATGTGGCGCGTCTGTCGGGCGTGGGGCGGACGACCGTATCGCGGGTGCTCAACGGCGGGCCGAACGTCCGGGAGCCGGTGCGGCGCAAGGTGCTGGAGGCGGTGCAGACGCTCGACTATCGCGTCAATCCGCAGGCGCGGTCCCTGGCGGGCGGCGGCAGCCGCATGCTGGCGCTGGTTCTCGCATCGGATCTGGATGCGGAGCCCAACTCCTTCTACGCCTCGGCGCTGGAACTGGGGGCGGTGCGGCAATGCCTGCATTCGGGCTTTCAGCTGTTCACGCGCCATGTACCGCAGGACGATCCCGCAGCAATCCAGCAGGTGATCGACATCGCGCTCAACCAGAGATGCCAAGGGGTGATCCTGACGCCGCCGTTCTCGGACAACGCCGACCTGATCCAGCAATTGAGAGCGAGAGGCGTACACTTGGCCGCCATCTCGCCGGGCGGCGGCGGGCTGGGGCTGGTCGACGCCGTCGGCATCGACGACGAGGCCGGCGGGCGCGACATCGCGCGGTATCTGTTGGAGCTTGGCCATCGCCATCTCGCCTATCTCGGCGGCATCGCCGGGCACCTGTCGGCCGAAAGTCGGCTGGACGGCGTGAGGCGGGCGATGCGGGAGGTGGGGCTGCCGGACGACGCCCTCACGGTGGAACGCGGGGATTTCACCTTCCGGTCTGGAAGCTTGATCGCCGCGCGAATGCTGGCGCGTTCACCACGTCCCACGGCGCTGATCTGCGCCAACGACGACATGGCGGCGGGCGCGCTGTCGGTCGCCCATGCGCGCGGCCTCCAGGTGCCGGGCGATGTGTCGATCTCCGGCTTCGACGACACGCCGGTCTCGGCCATCGTCTGGCCGCCCCTGACGACCGTGCATCAGCCGCTGAAGGCCATGGGCGGGGAGGCCGTTCGACTGCTGTCCGAGCGGATCACCGGTGGGGGCGGGGATTGGGCCTTCCGCACCTTGCCCCATTCGGTCGTCGTGCGGGAATCCGCCGGCGCCTGGGAGGCTTAA
- the msrA gene encoding peptide-methionine (S)-S-oxide reductase MsrA encodes MLFKKSAELPTAETALPGRAEPLATDEVHYVSGHPLKGPYPDGFQTAIFGMGCFWGVERIFWSLPGVWVTSAGYSGGITPNPTYEETCTGRTGHAEVVKVVFDPKVITYAELLKAFWENHDPTQGMRQGNDVGTTYRSAIYTLNDEQQAEAEASRNAYQAALTAAGRGTITTEIEPAGEYFYAEAYHQGYLAKNPAGYCGIGGTGVVCPIGVGVEA; translated from the coding sequence ATGTTGTTCAAGAAAAGCGCGGAACTGCCCACCGCAGAGACCGCCCTGCCCGGCCGCGCAGAGCCCCTGGCGACCGACGAGGTCCATTATGTCAGCGGCCATCCGCTGAAGGGCCCCTATCCGGACGGGTTCCAGACGGCGATCTTCGGCATGGGCTGTTTCTGGGGCGTGGAGCGGATCTTCTGGAGCCTGCCGGGCGTCTGGGTGACCTCGGCCGGCTATTCCGGCGGGATCACGCCCAATCCGACCTACGAGGAGACCTGCACCGGCCGCACCGGCCATGCCGAGGTGGTCAAGGTGGTGTTCGACCCCAAGGTGATCACCTACGCCGAACTGCTGAAGGCCTTCTGGGAGAATCATGACCCGACCCAGGGCATGCGCCAGGGCAATGACGTGGGCACCACCTACCGCTCGGCCATCTACACCCTGAACGACGAACAACAGGCCGAAGCCGAGGCGTCGCGCAACGCCTATCAGGCGGCCCTGACGGCGGCGGGGCGTGGGACCATCACCACCGAGATCGAACCGGCGGGGGAGTATTTCTACGCCGAGGCCTATCACCAGGGCTATCTGGCCAAGAACCCGGCCGGCTATTGCGGCATCGGCGGCACCGGCGTGGTCTGCCCCATCGGGGTCGGCGTCGAGGCCTGA